Proteins from one Clostridium cellulovorans 743B genomic window:
- a CDS encoding PRK06851 family protein produces MGAKHFFVCGNTAKGFCNLFNDNIKNLRKIFILKGGPGTGKSTLMKKIGTEMEKLQYDVEYIHCSSDPDSLDGVLINKLGVGIVDGTAPHVIEPTAPGAIEEYVNLGIAWDTDKLAVRTKEILEIQNNIKPCYEKAYEEFAKGLKVHDEWEKIYIENMDFSKANKFTEEIIKKLLSAIHLNKTASIKHRFFGGSTPYGAMDFVENITENIAKRYFIKGRPGTGKSTMLKKILKESESRGIDTEVYHCGFDPDSLDMLLFPELSLCIFDSTAPHEYFPQRDEDEVIDMYKELVKDQTDITYEIELTDIVARYKACTNEGTKHLATAKTYHDELEKFYIDATDFKKIDKIYEELYDKIMKYHKEV; encoded by the coding sequence ATGGGTGCAAAACATTTTTTTGTTTGTGGAAATACAGCTAAGGGATTCTGCAACCTTTTTAACGATAATATAAAAAACTTAAGAAAAATATTTATTCTAAAGGGTGGTCCAGGTACAGGAAAGTCAACTCTAATGAAAAAAATAGGGACTGAGATGGAAAAACTTCAATATGACGTTGAATATATACATTGCTCATCTGATCCAGATTCTTTAGATGGAGTTCTTATTAACAAGTTAGGTGTAGGAATTGTTGATGGAACAGCACCTCACGTTATTGAACCAACAGCACCAGGTGCTATTGAAGAGTACGTAAATTTAGGAATTGCTTGGGATACGGATAAACTAGCAGTTCGTACAAAAGAAATACTAGAGATACAAAATAATATAAAGCCCTGTTATGAAAAAGCCTATGAAGAGTTTGCTAAAGGCTTAAAGGTTCATGATGAATGGGAAAAAATCTATATTGAAAATATGGATTTTTCAAAGGCCAATAAATTTACAGAAGAAATTATTAAAAAGTTATTAAGTGCTATTCATTTAAATAAAACAGCTTCTATTAAGCATCGTTTCTTTGGTGGTTCTACACCTTATGGTGCAATGGATTTTGTAGAAAATATTACAGAGAATATTGCAAAACGTTATTTTATCAAGGGTAGACCAGGTACAGGTAAATCAACTATGCTAAAGAAAATATTGAAAGAATCCGAAAGCAGAGGAATAGATACAGAAGTTTATCATTGTGGTTTCGATCCAGATAGTTTAGATATGTTACTTTTCCCAGAATTAAGTCTTTGTATATTTGATAGTACAGCACCTCATGAATATTTCCCACAGCGTGATGAAGATGAGGTCATCGATATGTATAAGGAATTAGTTAAAGATCAGACAGATATAACTTATGAGATTGAACTTACAGACATTGTTGCTAGATATAAAGCTTGTACAAATGAAGGAACCAAACATCTTGCAACTGCAAAAACTTATCATGATGAATTAGAAAAATTTTATATAGATGCTACTGACTTTAAGAAAATTGATAAAATTTACGAAGAACTCTATGACAAAATTATGAAATATCATAAAGAAGTATAA
- a CDS encoding suppressor of fused domain protein — protein MTLDEYMIHLKEDQGWAPGWESIDGEFEKIYGNQEAEHFATNLTARSLLGGNEYLDGYSIYKSPKGYRHIVTYGLTELYADEKAFGGEYSKWGYEMTVKLLAKDTEECMWAISMLSNLARYTFTSQKYFQPYQYIAGNGEPIKIGSNSKITALVVVNDTELTTIDTVHGKVGFMQLVGITERELEIIKEDRAQVFELIELMKEDNPMLVIDLSRTKSYL, from the coding sequence ATGACATTAGATGAATATATGATTCACTTAAAAGAAGATCAGGGTTGGGCACCAGGCTGGGAAAGTATAGATGGAGAGTTTGAAAAAATTTATGGAAACCAAGAGGCGGAACATTTTGCAACAAACCTTACAGCACGTTCACTTTTGGGAGGAAATGAATATTTAGACGGATATAGTATATATAAATCTCCCAAAGGATATAGACATATAGTAACTTATGGTTTAACAGAACTTTATGCTGATGAAAAGGCTTTTGGAGGAGAATATAGTAAGTGGGGGTACGAAATGACTGTAAAACTCCTAGCAAAGGATACGGAGGAATGTATGTGGGCAATTAGTATGTTAAGTAATCTTGCTAGGTATACTTTTACTTCTCAAAAGTATTTTCAGCCATATCAATATATAGCAGGTAATGGAGAGCCTATAAAGATTGGCTCAAATTCAAAGATAACTGCATTGGTAGTAGTTAACGATACGGAATTAACTACTATTGATACAGTTCATGGGAAAGTAGGCTTTATGCAGCTTGTTGGTATTACTGAGCGGGAATTAGAAATCATTAAGGAAGATAGAGCGCAGGTTTTTGAATTAATCGAACTGATGAAAGAGGATAATCCCATGTTAGTAATAGATTTATCGAGGACTAAGAGTTATTTATAA
- a CDS encoding SGNH/GDSL hydrolase family protein: MQSSFGNTKEIKTMTFKANEDNVKILGRTKSVDDIRYINYSCSGVEFEFTGTKVSAVLCSDKSKWEDSLKAWVAVFVDDEETPSKRFPLDTEEAVYELYNSDTCKPVKIRLMKVSEVAFAYAGIKEIIVEAVEPIKPTKNKEHKIEFIGDSITCGYGIEGVWNVDTFTTAQENPWSAYAAKTARHFDADFRCVSWSGIGIISSWTEVDEANDEWLMPMLYKYTDAAFDRNMGKTDFEVWDNSTYVPDLIIINLGTNDNSYTKGIDERIEKFTTEYYNLLSQVKACNPTSEIICTLGAMGQDLCPAVEKAVMEFARETNDTKVHSMRFEVQLESDGIGADWHPVEITHDKMSKRLIEEVKKIMKW, from the coding sequence ATGCAATCATCTTTTGGCAATACTAAAGAAATTAAAACCATGACCTTCAAAGCTAATGAAGACAACGTTAAAATCCTAGGGAGAACTAAAAGTGTCGATGACATCAGATACATAAATTATTCTTGCTCTGGAGTTGAGTTTGAATTTACTGGCACAAAGGTTAGTGCTGTTTTATGTTCTGATAAATCTAAATGGGAAGATTCACTGAAGGCTTGGGTTGCAGTTTTCGTTGACGATGAAGAAACACCAAGTAAGCGTTTTCCACTAGACACAGAGGAAGCTGTTTATGAGTTATACAATAGCGATACCTGTAAACCAGTTAAAATACGCCTTATGAAGGTATCAGAAGTAGCCTTTGCTTATGCAGGCATTAAGGAAATCATAGTTGAGGCTGTAGAACCAATAAAGCCTACAAAAAACAAAGAACATAAAATCGAATTTATAGGCGACTCTATTACTTGTGGCTATGGTATTGAAGGAGTTTGGAATGTAGACACCTTTACTACTGCACAAGAAAATCCTTGGTCTGCCTATGCTGCAAAAACAGCTAGACATTTTGATGCTGACTTCCGTTGTGTTTCTTGGAGTGGTATAGGTATAATTTCTTCTTGGACTGAAGTTGACGAGGCTAACGATGAATGGTTAATGCCTATGTTATATAAATATACCGATGCAGCCTTTGACAGAAACATGGGGAAAACTGATTTTGAAGTTTGGGACAACTCTACTTACGTTCCTGATTTAATCATAATAAACCTAGGAACAAATGATAATAGTTATACAAAAGGCATTGATGAAAGAATTGAAAAGTTCACGACTGAATATTATAACTTGCTAAGTCAAGTAAAAGCTTGCAATCCAACCTCAGAAATAATCTGTACCTTAGGAGCAATGGGACAAGACTTATGTCCTGCTGTTGAAAAAGCTGTAATGGAATTTGCAAGAGAAACTAACGATACAAAAGTCCACTCTATGCGTTTTGAAGTTCAACTTGAAAGTGATGGTATTGGTGCTGATTGGCATCCTGTTGAAATAACTCACGATAAAATGTCTAAACGCTTAATAGAAGAAGTTAAAAAAATTATGAAGTGGTAA